One Glycine soja cultivar W05 chromosome 7, ASM419377v2, whole genome shotgun sequence genomic window, tttttctttctattttgtaCTTCCTTTATCCTTTGATAATATCATGAGttctataaattttatttatgtcaATGTGCTGTTATATTCATATTAAGTATTTGTTGTTCCAGGGAGCTGTGATGAAAAATTTGTCTGATTGATGAGTTAATCAGTAGTCAATCATCTTACACATGTATATCACTTTAAGTGctttctcttttacttttcttttttgcttgcaTTTTACTTAGTTATTACTTGAGATTTTCTATGAAAATGCATGTTTTAACAAGCCGATGATTTCTTCAATTGCTTAGCAGATATAGTTATTGTCATAATGTTAAGAGTAGCTACATCTTTTCAACAAAGTTAAAATGCACTACTAAGCATTTAAACACACATTAGCCAACAAGTCCATTTTTGCAATGTCGTTTCCAATTTAAATGACTTCCAAAACATATGCACTCATGCTCCAAATCAAGTAAAAAtatcttcaactttttttcaTGTATATACAGACAGAGAAACACCAATTTTAGTCCCTAGTTTAAACAATTATAACTAATTAAAGTGTAAACTTTTATCAATTTACAATTCAATTAAACTACCTCTAGAGATAAGTTGATAAAAATAGTTCCAGGCACACCTTAAAGGAGAGGAGATTCTATGCTAATAAGGAATCTTGCTAGTTATTCATCATCACTTGGGATGCTTatgatttaatataaaaattgtgttGCGCATAGAATTGAAAGCATACACATTAAGCACAaccattaaaaaatatgaacaaatgTACAAAATAATTAGGAAAATACAAATATCTAGTACCAGTGGTTTAGTGGCAGAATAGTATATATGCTAGCACGTTGTAGACCCAGGTTCGATTCTGGGCCACTGCTGTATGTGTGAGCCTTGAGGAAAGAAACTGTGATGGTGGGTCCATCACCCTCCTGATTCCATAGGATGAAACACAAGTGTGTCTGAGCTCCATTCATATGTTTTTTGTCTCTTATTATGTTCCACATTTAGAAGTTACAATtccaattttaaatataagcaACAAAGTGCATTGAGGGTTGACTTataatataagtaatttttaactaatcttATTTGATTTAATGACATCATGTCTAtaatattctttatttaacaGGGTTCTTAATTTCAATTACTTCTTGATatcaaatgttaaaataaaaaataacttactctctccattctaaaataaatattatcataGACTCTTTTTTACAaactaaaaaagttaataaatagataaaaaagaataataattcttacaaaattaaccttaatattaatattacattaaaaatttaaagtaaaacttattaaaaatattagtgaaaaaataacattaaaaagctaatataacatttattttgagataatctttttaaaagtgcaatacttatttttatatttttttaattgagattggTGAAGTTAAATGTTTTAACTAACTTTTTTaacatgaaatatatattttttcttatatttaaatacaaagggataatttaaaaaaataaaaaataaaccactGGCAAACGAACATCAAAGTTGAAACTTAACATTCCAACAACGTTGACACCCCAAGCTCAACCTCACAATCGTGGCAAgccacatattaaaaaaaaaagtataatagaATAGTCtagaaaacaagaaacaaatgaACCAAATCTGTAATTCGGTAACCAAATCTATCCATGCTAAAGGGCTCTGACAAAAGCTAAAAGAGTATCCCACCATGAGAAGATACATGCCACACCAAAGTTTGTAAGTGGGTCAACACACTCGTTTCCTTCGCGAAATATGTGGGAAATATTAAGCCAAAGAGTCCTTAGCCACCAAGGAACCACAGAAGAATCAACATTCCAACCATAATTGATCCCATCCTCTTCCTTTAGCAATTTCTAGTGCCTCCATAGCCGCTTGTACCGTACAGAAAATCATGGTTACACCTAAATGAGTAGAAAAACAATCCATAGAGCTACCCATTGACCTTGAGTCTCCAAACATACCTCCACCAGCTGCAACACCGAGGGAGCTGCTCGCCACACCATCGTGTTACATTTAACCCAACCTGAAAGAGGAAGATGCGAACGAACCTCCTTGATGTTGGAAGCCTTGCTGGGATGACCAAcaaccttaaaaaaatttaaggatgACAAATTCCTCCAAAAAGAGATAATGCATCTTACCAATTGACACTAAAATTATGTAGAGTTTCAAGTCAAAAAATAAGGTGCATGTATATTGAGAATTGtatttttatcactaaggtttaggtggcttaaatgcaaagtgaaatattgtattttactagatgaatattagttgaatagatgcattgaaagttatttttgtttcaactttcaagagaacttatttattatagttggtgacCATGTTCACTataaaatagagaagaaaattaGTGGAGAAACCATGAATAGAAAatgtgtgagaagagagattatgaaacaaagtcactttatTGGGAGAAAAGTGTCTTTGTGTGAGAGTATTATCATTTATTGTAACTATTGAGTGAAATACTCGGATTTCtagagtgatacactatttTGGGGTAGGTTACAATCTTGTAACCATTTTTGCGATAGTGACATATTGTTTGAAACGATTTCGTGGACATAAACAAAAAAGGTCAAATCACGTTAAATTCTTTATGTTTGTTATTAGTTTTCATACGATATAATCTTTTTTATGTTCTCACAATCCTTTATAGatgtgaataattttatttgtgaaacCATTGATTTCCCAACAAATTATTGGACAAAGAAAAGTGTCAACTGTCAACCATTTTTCTCATTAGACTAGGgaaattgttttcatttcattaaATTCAATTAGAACCAGCGAAGGTAGATATGGACAATTCAACTTATTACATGACAATAATCACTGAACAACAACATTCAAGAGGCTTTATTGCCCAGTTATGAGCCAGTGCGATCAATGAATGAGCCTTAAATATCGGCATCGTTTATTTTGTAGCTCGTGGATATCAAATAAAGTTAGTTTCGTTGTTAAATCGCCACTTGTCCATGCATAATATCGCATATTGTTCAAATAGTTTCATGCTATTTTAAATAACAGTAATTTTAGTTACTGTGCATTATATAAAGAAATGTAagacttttttttcatttaaaacaaaaaaatagagaaaaatatagaataaagaATTGTGGAGAAGCGAAGAAGCCTATTCAATTGAGGATTCCACTTAGTCCATTTCAAGGaataaagtaataattaataaacgaACTTGATCTATATGAAAACATGCTTACACGATCGTTAGAATATCGTTCACAACTGAGGCACCAAGTTTATAAACTACTTAAAAAAGGCTTGCAACCCTATCACCAGGTAGTACCACTTTATCCATTTGAGTCACCTGCAGGTCTTTTTAAGTTCTTTGATAGAACTTTATAAGGTGTTTCTCACTTTGTATAGTCACAGCTGTGACTTGTGCAGAAGAGGCTGAAGAACAGACCTGGACATGCGGGTGGCGATGCCGGAGAGGGTGTCTATTCATTCAAAACCCATTTACAATGCCCTAGagatgtttcaactttcaaattgattcaactCCTTGCATGCTCAGGAATGAGGCGTTGGCGCAACTCTTCAGGTGCATTAGCCAGTTCTGCATTGTTTTCTTACATGAGCAATGCCTAAGGCAAGAAATGTATCACTTAACCAAAATGTAAGTTCAAATCATCTTACCTTGAGATGTGAAGTTGAACAAAGGAGGTAGAGGTCGCCCATTAGGCAAGCATGCATTTGGGTCCCGCAGATCATTGAAGAAGGGATGCGCACATGCAGCCAactgaaaaaacaaacaattagGACAACAGATTAATTAATGATGGTGTTGAAAATTCTCCCAACTACGTACTTTCGGTAGGTAATGgataattttaaacataaataactATCACATTTAAGAATGGTTCATCTTTCTTCTTTGGTGAGTATGTGTATACAAAAACTGTAGTTTGATTGAATATgtattatttaatctagataTAATATGTAACATTTTCAAGAGCAAATCATCTTACAGCGGTGCAACGTAGATTTGGTGAATATTGCAGCAGCCTTGACACAAGATCCACGGCTTCAGGCGGCATTCTCTTGTGAAAAACCTGGAAGCCAGTTTTCAGTCAGGTCTGAATGGAAGTATTTATCATTTAtggattatattatataatacttTAGCAGATAGCAGCAGAAGAAAGAACTGCTAACCTTGTGCCATGGGTGAGCTTTAATCTGAGGAAACTTAAATTCATTGTAGTTTGGATTCATGCACCTTATTTCTTCTCTGGTGGGTGTTCCCAAGACCTATAGAAGTACATAATAAAAGCTCAGATTGAAGAAATAAGTAGACAGAACACAACTTTGGAAAGTCTGATCATAAAGCAAAACAAGGGAACAGTATACAgaagaacacaaaaaaaatgtacctTAATGATCTCAACTAACTGATCAACCCCACTCTCTCCAGGAAACAATGGCTGCAAATAATACAACATAGATTACTATCAATCTAAAAAACCCAGTAAATAGGAACAAGGAAGATGTCTTAAAAGAAAGGaatcatttcaaattcattCCAATTCAAATGCTTAAAGGAAGTTGTCTAGACCAACTAACAGCAAGTCATTAGTCATAGCACTTATACAATAAATCTATTATGCTACAGCTCTCCAAGGTCAATCTCTAACATATCAAACCCAAAGTGTACAAGTAATAAGATAGACTGGACAGCTTCCGTCCTTCACTACTAAAGTAAAATGAGACAAATTTGGCATAAATATATTTCCACCAAAACTGAGCAGCatgctaaatttaaaatatcagcaAAATAAATGCAGTACTGATGCAAAATTATCTTACAACAAACTTaatggaaattttgaattttgacaaCTGGTATAAAAGCTCCTCAacatgagagagaaagagagataacaacaaaaaaaaaagccttttCCACCTAAGTTACATGGATCAAACACCATTGTATTATGCCACGGACCAAATCCTCAGAAAGTCCATTtagtgtgtgagagagaggggtggagagaagaaaaagaaacagctTAATGTCTTGCATATGCTCACCTGTCCTAGGAGTAGTTCAGCTAAAACACAACCAACAGACCACATATCAATAGCAATTGTGTATTCAGTAGCCCCAAATATAAGTTCTGGAGCTCTATAATATCGAGAGCAAATGTACGATATGTTGGGTTCACCAGGAACCTGAAAATGCAATCATATCATAAACGCAGGAGCATACGATCAAAATATCTTCAAAAGTTCAAATTCAGAAGGTAAAGGAACTTACCAACACCTTTGCGCTCCCAAAATCACATATCTTTAACTGATGTGTCTGCGGATTTACCTATCATATGCATCACAAGTCAGTTCCATCCACTTTCATAATATAGAGAAAAGTTTTAAGCAGTGTACAGTTACAAGTTACTCATGTCCATTTTTCTAGAGACAAAGATCAAATAAACTTTCCCATGTGGCCTTAATCACATCACATCACATATTATACAAGCATGTAACACTGTTAGCAGCCTCTTGCTTTCCTTCTAAAAAATACATTGTCTACACTCAAAATTGTTAACACCCCCCtcccaaaaaacaaaagaaagaaaaagattttaatGAAGTTGAGCAATGCATAGATCATTCTGATCAATTGCAGCATCCAAAGGGAAAATCTTGAGTGTTTGCATGTAACTTAAAGCATTCAGGCTGAACTGTTCAAAAGAATCTTACCAATAGGTTCTGGGGTTTGATGTCACGATGACAAACACCAATCACTTGATGTAAATAATTTAACGCACGACATATCTACAAAATAGGCATAACATGACCAATCAATATAAACACAAAACTAAAATGAACAAAGCAATTAACAATAGAAATCCTGCAGAAAACTCTGAATAGAATAAACTGTAATCAACTCAAAATTTCTAGACTTACCTGGTAGGTATAAAGTTGCACATAAATGATAGGCATGTGTTGGTGCATCCTAACATAGTGTTTTGAAACTTTGTAGACAGTTTCAGGTACATACTCCAAAACCAGGTTAAGGTACAATTCATCTTTATCGGTAGTTGAAAAGAAGTAGTGCTTTAGTTTGACAACATTAGGATGGTCAACTGTGCGCATAACCTGGAGTTCCCTATTCTTATATCTCCTGTCTTGCAACACCTTCTTTATGGCAACAGATTCACCAGTTTCAAGGCACTTAGCCTGGAATGAATAAAGAATATTGCAATAAGCAAACAAGTAATCAACAAGCCTGAAAACAGTAAAGCAAAGAACAACtacatttataaaaatactgcaaaaaacaatataaataccTGAAAAACAACACCAAAAGAACCAGTCCCAACCACACGTTCAGCCATGTAAGAGATTGTCTGAGACCAACAAAATTTAACTATATAAGTTATTAAAGTTCAATATTACATAACAAACCACTGTTAAGGTTTATAAACTAATATGCACTTGTGCAAATAAAGTGCACAAAATGTTGAGTTAAGGAACCAATAGAGATGCAACAATAATAAAGTAATCACCTGCTTTGGTTGTCCATCTCGACCACCAATGGCAGTTGTAATTATTTGTCCTGTTTCTGTTCCATTACCACTCACTACAGTAGCTTCTATATCCTGCAAGCAGCAATTTTAGTAAAATCAATAATTGATTGAATTTAATAAGAGGAAGTTGCATATGTATGTACTTATAATGATTGAATAAGAAATTAGAAAAATCTAGAAATGATTACACATTTATAGAGTAGCACAGCAATGAACAAATCACCAAAATAGGCACTGAACTTGGGAAAGTAAGGAAAGATGAATGGCATTAAATACCTTTTCATTGTTGTTTTTGCTTTTCTCATCtctaattttcatttcatttaattcTTTAGGAAGCTCATCGAAACCTGACTTCTCAGTTCTAGCTACTGTAGATACATCGGATGTGCCTACATTGGAAGTTTCTTTTGATGTGTCTATAGGTTGTTCCTGATCTGTGCAGATTGTTTCAATGGTATTTGTTTTCTCATCGGCCTTCCCTTCAGTTTCTGGTTCAAACTTGGCCCTTTTTGAGTTAGAATCCCCTCCCTGAAAGAAACAGCTTGAAGTTCACTTAAAATATTCCAGACATGCATTATTCCGAGAGTGTTAgtggagaaagagagaaaaaaaatcatattccaCATAAATTTCATTACTCAACCACTTAAAAGTCAGGTTAATTACATTTAGGtttcatcataatcaaatacAAAGCTTAATTACAAAAACCAATCAAGAACAAACAACTAGGTACACATCCCAATTCACTCCTTCAAGGTGGAACACCAGCAAGCAATGCAACCAAACTTTAAGTTCAATTTGTCACTTAATCTAGGTAATGCATAAAATGTAAGCAAAGCTTCCATTTAAATAGGCACACATAATCATCCTGTGTCTAGatcatgttacatagaaaaaaCAGTAAATGAGAATATATCTCAGATGTAGACTATATAAAAGGTAAGATCATAAAACTCGTTACTAACATCACCTAAATcttccaaaaaaaacaaaaaaaaaatccacaatCACCAGTACTCGGAAGAAAGGATACATGTAAGATAATAAAATCACATAAGAaccaactaaaaaaataaaaatgaaaaccccagaaaatatttttaagaaaatagaggaaaaaaCTGACAAGCAGCATCCTCAATAGTTCCAAACAAATCCCAGAAAcctaaaacaattaattagatCATTTTTTCCCCAACTTAACTTCTTCCATTTATCCAGCAAAAACAGTTCACCAAACAAAATAatgatcaaaacaaaaaaaaaaaactttttgagctaaaaaaaaagcatatctTACAGGATCTGAAGAAATGGAAGTCCTCCCAGAAGCAATGCTCTTCAACCTCCGCATCATATTCATAGTTGCTGATTCCACTCACGACCCAACAACCCAAACCCTAAATCCCTCAAACCCCACCTCAAAAATCGAAACTTTTTCCAGATACGAGAGAGAGAAACCCAACTTTCTCTCCCCACACCTCCACTTCAAAGTAAACAAATGAAGAACCAAACCCAACAacaatcttattaaaaaaaaacccctctatctctctctctctctagattctctctctctcttactcAAAGACAGAGCTTCCCAGGTGGTCTCTATAGTTTAtgttaatgaaaatgaaaaaaaattctgaattttCTGTGGTCAAACCCAATCATTCCACCTTCAAAATGTGTACCTCAGTCAAACGTGCAATTGTGGCCGTTGGTTTTTCCATTGATGAAGATCCACGGTCCTGATCTTCTGATTCGAGATAAAGTAAAGGTTGGGTTTGGTGGCTTGCGGGTATGAAAAGGCCCTTGACTTTGTTGTTTATTTACGAAAATGGGATTGCAGGTTCGAGTTTAAACGGAATATCCATCCAGTAGCTGTTAAACTGTGTTCTAATTCTAAATTAGGATGGGTAGGTTTTATTGGGGCAATAATGTAGAAAAGGAAGCAACATTTTTGGCAATAACCAGAAAAGGgtaaaaaatgagataaaaggaaaatatttcaTAGCAACTCTCCAATGTAAttctttcaaaacaaataacTCAAATGTAATAATTTAATGAGTATTATAGTGACactcataattttttgtcaaatttcTTTCTATACCTTTCTTATATCTTAtccatatatctatatattaagtcttttaattgttttcaaaaaaaaatttaacaaacgccttatatattacattaatctcttttaattatttaagaaaCATTACACAAAATATCATATAGAaagcataaaagaaaatatttattaataagcgCATGGGTCAAATATTCATTAATGAtacagttaaaatttattatgattctTCCAATACTTGATAGTAAATgtgcatttaaaatatttatttatatcaaaaaataaataaatgcattATAACCAATTAATGAGTGCAAAAAGTCAGatgttaattaataatacaattaaaattcattatcattttttcaACATTTCCTTTAAACTCATgtataagcaaaaataattaattttatactaattaaaaaagtgagtagatatcatttaatttttttaatttcaaataaaaataaggttATTTATAGAATACCGTTCATTAAAACTTGTTATCATGAATAAAAAGGAgtcaatgaaaataattaaaattagaattaagtGAATGGTATTTTaggaataataacattaaacaacataaaattattagttaaatttatttatatttaagtgcAATTTACAATATCACTTTTTTAACTTCTATATATGAATTCTGAGagagtatataataataaatgtaaatttaaaattcatttttcttaaatgtctcaccaattttattttattttttggtgaataaatGTCTCACCAATTAATACCTCTAAACTCAAAtataacaagaataaaaatatctaGTTTTACACCAATTAAGAATGTTACTCAattcattcttttttatctatTGTTACAGTGGTATTTTTTAAGGTTGTTATGTAAAAATGGAGAAATGCAATCAATTAtcttgatttaaataaaatatttgtgagTTTCCTGTTTTAtcctcttttcttttcactttctaaTAAAtgcatgtataaattaattaaagattaaaagacaagtaaatatataattgataaaagagTAAGTTTTTTATCAgtcaatattaatattaatggttagtttgttaattttattagtaaCAAGGATTAGAACCCACTGGCCATGACCTCTTTctccctttttctctctctctttaaaaaaaaaaaaaactttacaagTTAcagataaatagaaataaaaattctcTAGAAACCTGGCAATTAAAAAGGAATGAAGATAGCAGTTAAGCTCATTTAATCTACTTGAttttatagggaaaaaaattACTCCCTCAATTCTAAAATAAGTgtcaaatttgaaagaaaaaaaatattttaaaataagtgtcaCATTAACTTTTCaacataatattaattgtttttcacTAGTACCCTAATAAGTGTTACTTTAACTTTTTAGTATAATATTAACACTagggttaattttataaaattattattatcttttatttattgattagtttttctttatttgtataaaataacctAAAACAACATTTATTTTAGGACAGGGAGAGTGTCATTTTTAACtaccattaattaatttgttggacATAGAcctaatttgaatttcaaggatttttttggaataatagtattaaatagGTTGAATTAATTTGCTTATATTTCAATCCAATAaacttgagtcttttttttcttatattcgaGCCTAAAAATAGTATGATttattaagtaataaaaaataaaataactatttttttctaaaatacccttatttctttaagaaaaagTGTCAAGCTTTCTtcctttatattataaaagatatgatatatatatatatatatatatatatatatatatatatatatatattactattttttcttttataaatgttaAGTTGAAacaattacaattaattatataataatttttcccaaaacaaatttttatttagaattttaaagtctaattaatatatattttcaaatatactCATATTTAATACTCACTAAAAATGGTTAAGACACCAAAGATCATGTTAttaattaaggatatttttgCCTAAATATAACAATGTTTtactttcattaaatatttcttaatctaTATGCATTAATCATAAATAACTAAAGAAATGGGATCAAGggaaatattatttaatgaatacatgaagtcaaatattcattaataatgcaattaaaactaattatccTTTCTCCCATAATAAATTCCactaattaatatgatttaataaatgTTTATGAATATTTCACTTATTACTAGTTGTGCATTTAAAATGTGACatttattgtgttattaatGGTGatcaattaataaatatttgcattattcattaataaaaaaggaAGTCTGCTGGacctaaatataagaaaaaatatttttaaacttaaatataataagtaaattttaattactttgactgtttttaataataccattttaaaaatacccttcaattaattgttattttagttctaatgattcatttttatttttgatattaaATTCCAATAAATAACACTttgaggaattttttttaatatgattagtcgaattaaataacattaaccaactttattaattaacgtaaagttaattatttttgctatatttatatttggagtgatatgattttaaatcctctattttttaataacactatttaaaattttatatcatataataaatagatacattaaaactaattaataaatgcGTGAAGTCAATTAAAACCACCAGAAttagtttaaaaagaaaaagaaaaaacaaatcttAAGGAACTCGATGATCTTTTCTCTCCAAAGTTGTCAATCcacttttataaatttattattctctCGATCTGTTTCTCTAGATGTCTATTTTTATACTATTGTATTATAAGAGTGTGCTTgatttagaagataaaatataagattcttttttaatttaagtaaaatgTAGGAGGTGTGGATCCCTCAGGCAGACACACTCTTAGTGCTCTCTCAGCACTTCCATGAACCCACCCATAACCTCCACACCTTCAACCTCTCCCGCTTTGGGACTTTAGTTGTTTTGGTGAAGACCGGTTATTATTCTAaagtttaattaactttttttttatttattctaattgATTCTAGAAGATTTTTAACTATcataaattgtaatttaaattttaaaacagataCTGGGGGTtttaaacacaacaacaaaccatttgcttttaatttttaacgcACGCATCACCATTAGAAAATTTTCAGAGAAATCCTAACAACATGgacccaaaataaaaaattttaatttatcatggatctactgcaaaaaaaaaaaaaaagtagagatcCAAAACAAAATTCAGTTATTTAACAAAGagctaaaacatattttaacctaaAATTAACCAACTTGTAtgctaattaaaaaagttaattaatatcatttaatttcactctttaaaaaaaatattactttctgAAATGTCCTttgaaatttgatataaaaatacaaaaaaacattagaaataaaatctcaattaatTACAAGGTATTTT contains:
- the LOC114418486 gene encoding shaggy-related protein kinase theta-like, yielding MNMMRRLKSIASGRTSISSDPGGDSNSKRAKFEPETEGKADEKTNTIETICTDQEQPIDTSKETSNVGTSDVSTVARTEKSGFDELPKELNEMKIRDEKSKNNNEKDIEATVVSGNGTETGQIITTAIGGRDGQPKQTISYMAERVVGTGSFGVVFQAKCLETGESVAIKKVLQDRRYKNRELQVMRTVDHPNVVKLKHYFFSTTDKDELYLNLVLEYVPETVYKVSKHYVRMHQHMPIIYVQLYTYQICRALNYLHQVIGVCHRDIKPQNLLVNPQTHQLKICDFGSAKVLVPGEPNISYICSRYYRAPELIFGATEYTIAIDMWSVGCVLAELLLGQPLFPGESGVDQLVEIIKVLGTPTREEIRCMNPNYNEFKFPQIKAHPWHKVFHKRMPPEAVDLVSRLLQYSPNLRCTALAACAHPFFNDLRDPNACLPNGRPLPPLFNFTSQELANAPEELRQRLIPEHARS